Proteins encoded by one window of Cydia splendana chromosome 14, ilCydSple1.2, whole genome shotgun sequence:
- the LOC134797166 gene encoding putative ATP-dependent RNA helicase DHX57 — protein sequence MDYQSRQLAEDCFLREPVDARIRKVKEEPKEDPHPHLKVTMQTVRLNPDSQKLILDTLRYIHGPDFKLGSASLYKDKGTNLGNRYWMERGNLVVQGGCDYSLNNKPDIETSEARLRAFALAKLEKYHFHKAHCAEALETTAESLEKALETLFYKYFKVDRQEKPENVPTPGELLEMRNDEKAVLESIYESSFRLKENDVWNLKLSLDYLTKMYESKEVVAPKTKKNINYNSHFKTKKKEVCKLFLKGPCRFGAKCKFSHEVNVEPAKEVEKEEKSQINYELEIRFPEDTVYPYEPPLLFFKTEVKTSTIPDLTCLRITARLIDEAKVLAQDGIPSIYSLVELLNNEEDILNFIQFDTRTFPEPSDALFPQLIGNSNVDKKKPSHYKKGDGKDKRANVDFEEVLKENADIAKRWLEKRDNNRYNKMMSGRRKLPAWQKKNEILNAMKRSQVVVISGETGCGKSTQVPQYILDNWLENFNKGGREHVEIVCTQPRRISAIGVADRVAEERVEKTGQVVGYQIRLESKVSSKTRLTFCTTGILLRRLEYDPQLKSVTHILVDEVHERSEESDFLLLILRDLVKVRKDLTVILMSATLNAELFSDYFEKVPVLEIPGRTFPVEQIFLEEIMELSNYVLEENGPYGRRVKKGQCDKDKRIDLETELEACDVRASTEPPKVSIRDENLTVAQVVARYPKCSKTTCKNMYLMDTEKINLELIEHTLKYIVDGNHNWPREGAILIFLPGIAEIMSLHDQLAESHTFSPKTGKYILIPLHSTLSSEEQSLVFNKTRVGVRKIVLSTNIAETSVTIDDCVFVVDCGRMKEKRFDSNRNMESLELVWVSRANAKQRKGRAGRVMPGVCVHLYTSHRYQYHLLEQPVPEIHRVPLEQLLLKIKILPLFQNMSVHEVLGKTIEPPTKPSIDSALCRLQDVGALDKSYGLTPLGAHLAALPVDVRIGKLMLFGAIFCCVDSALTMAACLSHKSPFVAPFGKKGEADAKRKEFACSNSDQLTTLRAYRKWQLALQRSTHAALVFANEHFLSHKTLLMLGDIKHQLLGLLAAIGFVPDMPDLRKKMRKDSVAALTGQQLNSNGDNDKLLAAILCAALYPNVVKVLTPEKSFHMQAGGAIPRQPNADELKFKTKTDGYVALHPSSINSNVGYFNSPYLVYQEKVKTSRVFIRECSMVPQLPLVLFSGCNLSVELHNGTFIVSLEDGWIMFQVEKHEVAEMLKTIRVELINLLEEKINDPCLNLLNYEKGNKIIQTIVQVVTKD from the exons AAAAGTCAAAGAGGAGCCTAAGGAAGACCCACACCCGCATCTTAAAGTGACTATGCAGACAGTCCGCTTGAACCCGGACTCGCAGAAGTTGATTCTTGATACATTGAGGTATATACATGGACCGGATTTCAAGCTTGGCAGTGCTAGCCTTTACAAG GATAAAGGCACAAACCTCGGCAACAGGTACTGGATGGAGCGAGGCAACCTGGTGGTACAGGGAGGCTGCGACTACTCTCTCAACAATAAACCTGACATTGAGACGTCAGAAGCGCGGCTTAGAGCATTCGCTTTGGCTAAGTTGGAAAA GTATCATTTTCACAAAGCGCACTGTGCTGAAGCATTAGAAACGACGGCGGAAAGCCTTGAGAAGGCTCTAGAAACACTCTTCTACAAGTATTTCAAAGTAGACCGCCAAGAAAAACCTGAAAATGTCCCCACACCAGGGGAGCTACTTGAAATGAGAAACGACGAGAAAGCTGTCTTAGAATCAATATACGAATCCAGCTTTAGACTTAAAGAAAATGATGTCTGGAATCTCAAATTAAGTTTAGATTATTTAACGAAAATGTATGAAAGCAAGGAAGTCGTAGCGCCGAAAACGAAAAAGAACATTAACTACAACAGTCATTTCAAAACGAAGAAAAAGGAAGTTTGTAAACTGTTTTTAAAAGGCCCGTGTCGATTTGGTGCTAAATGTAAGTTCTCTCACGAAGTCAATGTAGAACCAGCAAAAGAAGTAGAGAAAGAAGAAAAGTCCCAAATTAACTATGAGCTAGAAATCAGGTTTCCAGAAGATACTGTATATCCTTATGAACCACCTTTACTTTTCTTTAAAACGGAGGTCAAAACTAGCACAATACCTGATTTGACTTGCCTACGGATAACGGCAAGACTAATAGACGAAGCTAAAGTATTGGCACAGGATGGTATACCCAGTATATACTCATTAGTAGAATTGTTAAATAATGAAGAAgatatattaaattttatacaaTTTGATACTAGAACTTTTCCAGAACCATCTGACGCCCTTTTCCCTCAATTAATAGGAAATTCTAATGTAGATAAGAAAAAACCGTCACATTATAAAAAAGGTGACGGTAAAGACAAAAGGGCTAATGTTGATTTTGAAGAGGTGTTGAAAGAGAACGCAGATATAGCGAAACGGTGGTTGGAGAAAAGAGACAACAATAGGTATAACAAAATGATGTCTGGGAGGAGAAAATTGCCCGCTTGGCAGAAAAAGAACGAGATATTAAATGCAATGAAGAGATCACAA gtaGTAGTAATAAGCGGTGAAACCGGTTGCGGCAAGAGCACACAAGTCCCTCAATACATCCTGGACAATTGGCTGGAGAACTTCAACAAAGGCGGTCGGGAGCATGTCGAAATAGTCTGTACGCAGCCTAGGAGGATATCCGCCATTGGAGTCGCGGACAGGGTCGCGGAAGAGAGAGTGGAGAAGACTGGACAAGTTGTGGGGTATCAG ATACGCCTCGAGAGCAAAGTATCATCTAAAACCCGGCTAACATTCTGCACAACGGGCATATTGTTACGACGTCTCGAATACGACCCTCAACTCAAATCCGTCACGCACATATTGGTAGACGAAGTGCACGAGCGATCCGAAGAAAGCGACTTCCTTCTGCTCATTTTGAGGGACCTTGTCAAAGTGAGGAAGGATTTGACGGTCATACTCATGAGCGCGACTCTGAATGCTGAGCTATTTTCGGATTACTTTGAAAAGGTTCCAGTGCTGGAGATACCAG GTCGAACATTTCCCGTGGAGCAAATATTCTTGGAGGAGATTATGGAGTTATCGAATTACGTCTTAGAAGAAAATGGACCCTATGGGCGGAGGGTCAAAAAAGGCCAGT gtgACAAAGACAAGAGAATCGACCTCGAAACCGAGCTAGAAGCGTGTGACGTCCGCGCGTCCACGGAACCCCCCAAGGTGTCCATTCGCGACGAAAACCTCACCGTGGCGCAGGTCGTCGCCCGGTACCCGAAGTGCAGCAAAACCACGTGCAAGAACATGTATCTGATGGACACTgaaaaa ATAAACCTTGAGCTGATAGAGCACACATTGAAGTACATAGTCGACGGGAACCACAATTGGCCGCGAGAGGGCGCCATCTTGATCTTCTTGCCCGGCATAGCGGAAATCATGAGTTTACACGACCAACTGGCTGAGAGTCATACTTTTAGTCCTAA AACCGGTAAATATATCTTAATACCGCTCCACTCTACGCTGTCGAGCGAAGAGCAATCCTTGGTATTCAACAAAACTCGGGTGGGAGTGAGAAAGATAGTGCTATCCACGAACATCGCTGAGACTTCGGTCACCATTGACGATTGTGTGTTCGTCGTGGACTGCGGGAGGATGAAGGAGAAACG ATTTGACTCAAACCGCAACATGGAATCCCTAGAGCTGGTCTGGGTGTCCCGCGCCAACGCGAAACAACGTAAAGGTCGCGCGGGCCGTGTCATGCCCGGCGTGTGTGTACACCTTTATACTTCACACAGATACCAGTATCATTTGCTGGAGCAACCTGTACCGGAGATACATAGGGTACCGTTGGAACAACTGCTGCTTAAGATTAAGATATTACCGCTGTTCCAGAATATGAGCGTACATGAGGTTTTAG GCAAAACGATAGAACCGCCAACGAAACCGAGCATCGACAGCGCCCTCTGTCGCCTCCAAGACGTTGGTGCCCTTGATAAATCCTACGGACTCACACCTCTTGGAGCCCACCTAGCTGCTCTGCCAGTGGACGTGCGAATAGGAAAACTAATGTTGTTTGGAGCAATCTTCTGTTGCGTCGACTCGGCTCTAACGATGGCCGCTTGTCTCAGCCATAAGAGTCCGTTCGTCGCGCCTTTTGGGAAAAAG GGTGAAGCAGATGCCAAGAGAAAAGAATTCGCGTGCTCGAATAGCGACCAATTGACGACTTTAAGAGCCTACAGG aaatggCAACTAGCGTTGCAACGCAGCACCCACGCCGCCCTAGTGTTTGCCAACGAACATTTCCTGTCTCACAAGACGTTGCTCATGTTGGGAGACATCAAACATCAGTTGTTAGGGTTGCTGGCCGCTATAGGTTTCGTACCAGACATGCCAGACTTGAGGAAGAAGATGAGGAAAGACTCAGTTGCTGCTCTCACTGGACAGCAG ttgaaCTCGAACGGTGATAACGACAAGCTGTTGGCAGCCATTTTGTGTGCAGCGTTATATCCCAACGTCGTCaag gtGCTCACCCCAGAAAAGTCCTTCCACATGCAAGCCGGCGGCGCTATCCCTCGTCAGCCAAACGCCGACgaattaaaattcaaaacgaaAACCGATGGTTACGTCGCGCTCCACCCTTCCTCCATCAACTCGAACGTCGGCTATTTCAACAGCCCGTACCTAGTGTATCAGGAGAAAGTGAAAACGTCGCGAGTTTTCATTCGAGAGTGTTCCATGGTACCGCAGTTGCCGCTCGTTTTGTTTTCTG GGTGCAATCTGTCAGTGGAACTGCACAACGGTACATTTATTGTATCCCTTGAAGATGGGTGGATCATGTTCCAGGTGGAGAAACATGAG GTGGCGGAAATGCTGAAAACGATACGAGTGGAACTTATAAACTTACTTGAAGAGAAAATCAACGATCCTTGTCTGAATTTGTTGAATtatgaaaaaggaaacaaaatTATACAGACGATAGTCCAAGTCGTTACTAAAGATTAA